One genomic segment of Gossypium arboreum isolate Shixiya-1 chromosome 3, ASM2569848v2, whole genome shotgun sequence includes these proteins:
- the LOC108475654 gene encoding BURP domain-containing protein BNM2A-like — MGSGFASCCIFLSVLLLAFMLGQGRNVRRHHVEEGSIGLNYLRQAASSIDGDRIDPSGKIFFKMEDLKVGKTMAIYLTNKDPSTSPHLLSREEANSIPFSSAKIAQIIDFFRFSKDSDQAKAIEYTIKQCELEPLEDELRFCATSLESMLDYASSLLGKKAQLQVFTTTFVGNPTVPFRNYTILAVPERIWSTKMVACHTLPYPYAVFYCHNTPKSETRLFKVLLGAENGDRVRALAACHMDTSRWDVDHVSFQLLKIKPGSSPVCHVFPPDNLVWVALPA, encoded by the exons ATGGGTTCTGGTTTTGCTTCTTGTTGTATCTTCCTTTCTGTTCTTCTCCTTGCTTTCATG TTAGGACAAGGCAGAAATGTTCGAAGACATCATGTGGAAGAAGGTTCGATCGGCTTGAATTATTTGCGACAGGCTGCAAGTTCCATCGATGGCGACCGTATAGATCCTTCGGGTAAAATTTTCTTCAAGATGGAAGATCTTAAAGTTGGTAAAACAATGGCTATTTATCTCACCAACAAAGACCCTTCAACTTCACCTCATTTACTTTCTAGAGAAGAAGCTAACTCAATCCCTTTTTCATCGGCAAAAATCGCACAAATCATTGATTTTTTCCGATTCTCAAAAGACTCGGATCAAGCCAAAGCTATCGAATACACGATCAAACAATGCGAACTCGAACCCCTCGAAGACGAGTTACGGTTTTGCGCTACTTCTCTCGAATCGATGCTCGATTACGCCAGTTCCTTGCTCGGCAAGAAAGCTCAACTTCAAGTTTTCACCACGACTTTTGTTGGAAACCCGACGGTTCCTTTCCGAAACTATACGATCTTGGCCGTGCCTGAACGGATTTGGTCTACAAAAATGGTTGCATGTCACACTTTGCCATATCCTTATGCAGTGTTTTATTGTCACAATACACCAAAGAGTGAAACCAGGTTGTTTAAGGTTTTGCTTGGTGCCGAGAATGGTGATCGGGTTCGAGCTCTGGCTGCTTGTCATATGGATACGTCTCGATGGGACGTCGATCATGTGTCGTTCCAACTGCTGAAAATCAAGCCCGGCTCTTCCCCTGTGTGCCATGTTTTCCCACCGGATAATCTTGTATGGGTGGCTTTGCCTGCTTGA